The region GTATATAAACCAATTACTAATGCTCTTAGATCTCTTTATGTAAGcataaagtcaaatgacttaatgAGAAGTTGTGCCGATTCTGGGTCTTCTGGGAGGTTGACATTAATCTTTAAGGAAAGATTGGCTTCTTCAGTAAACTCTTATTCTTCTGAATCCAAGACTCCTACTACTTTGTTGTGGTTTCTCTGACCATGGATTCTCTCtccgaaacacacacacacacacacagacaaactATGCCACCATCCTAACGATTACATCTTCTCATTCACTTATCTAGGGTTATTTAACTTATCTTTCCCTACCGCcacctacatttttttttttgcaattttccTTCTCCTACTTATCTTTCCACTTCTTGCAAACTTTATTTTCCTAAGTCCAGAGCTGTGGCTTTAGGAACTGTCAGATCTTGTTGATTTGGCTCAAGGTCACCTTAGAAAATTCAGGGCCAATGTGTGAGATGGGTAGGGTCAGTGCCTGTCCCAGACCTAGGCCAGCTCTGCAAGTGGGAGGGTGAGCTCCAGGGACTTCCACTGAAAAGAGGGGAAAATCTTGGGTGTCCCAGTTCAGCAAGGATCTTCCATATCCCTCTACCTTAGAGGGATTCCAGGATTGTCCCTCTGAGTCTTCTGGACTCCTAGGCCTGGCCTGGGTTTGTAGTAGTTTTGTCATCTCCATCCCCAAGCCCCACCCATGACACGACACAACCGACCTGGGAAGAGGAATGAAAGAGGAAGGCAGGTAGGCAGGTGCCTTGCAACATTTCTCTAACAGGATGCCGCCCTGCCTACAAGATGCTCCAACCCTCTGTGATGGATGCTGGAAAATCATAAATAATGAGGGTACaaaaatctaaaaataataatgtttttgcatgaaggggaaaagaaatgaaGTCTGGTGAttctaccatgtgccaggaataCAGAAAATGTCTAAGAAATGCTGACATTAATCCAGGGAATACAGCAAAATAAGGGGGTGAGTAAGGAACAGTAATCCACCAAAGTCATTTCAGTTGCACTTCCTTTGCCATACAATAGTGGAAGAACAAATTCAGTATTTCTCAAATTGAACAGTGAAGATTAACTCACCTGTCCATTCTTCCCGAGTTCCAGCTCTACTATGGCAACAGGAGTGTTAATTTGATCTAGGTGTCTCGATTGGGACTTCAAATCAACTCTCCAGTTCATGGCTTTAAGAGTGTTGTCCCATCGGCTTTGATTAATCAGACTCTCTCGGATTTTCATTTTGTGGTGTTTCCAGAATTTGGAAATGACTGCAGCTTGATCAGTGGTGATTCCACCTTGTTTTTTGGTTTGAGCGGTCAGGAATGCCTCCAGCTGGTTGAAATCCATGTCTGCAGAAGCTATAGACTGGAAGAacataagaaaagaaaaaaaaaaacttcagtgaTTTATTCTTTGGTAATTAGTGTGTCCTAATGATGCCCTAACCCTCAACTAATTTCTTGCAAGTAACCACTATCATAaacatatcatcattatttattaaactACAAAGCCAGGAGACACATTTATAGTAAAATAAGGCATTTGTGATTCTAAACATTTTTCCTTCATAGTTTCCAAAAGTTATCAATTTTCAAAGTTAAATCTCTCTGAATCCTATCCCAAAATCAGGGGAtataatttgaaaaataaaagctgTCCTTCGTTTCCTTTTGATTTCAATTCACAAGTGCCTTTTATAACAAGGACTTAAATACTAGTCACTGATTAAATAGGGAGGGAAAAATCATGAGAGGGATAAACATGCTATTTCTCTCTTATTCTAGATGAACTGATTAACATTTTAAATATGGACATTTCCAGCTGTGCTGAATCTATTGTTTTCACTGGCACCTTGCCCTACTCTAAAGCTTCTACAATTTCCACTAAAATATAACTTACATTTTCCTAGTTACTTTGACTTCTTGATAAGAACTCTGTGAATCTTCACTGCACCAGTAATTGAACCAGCAAATATTTCCATTCGGCCTTAATACAAATTCAGCTGTGACAGAAGCTGCTCTGATTTTATATATGGGAATAACAAAAAGCTTGAGGAATAATTCAAATTTTGTTGAATTGGAAAATATTATCATAAAGAATGTCAGGAGTTCCATTCTGGTTCCTGTCTAGGTTACAAAAAGACCTCAGGATAACTCTCAGGATCAGCCTAAGAGAAGTTTCCGTTTACTTTTCAATTCTGGTACCACTTTCCTGCCATCTCATGTTATCGCCTGAATAGGCTACAGTAGAAATATCAGCCATCTGAAGAAAGTTCTAATGAAGTTTTAGAGTAACATCCAAATTTGTTTAACCCCATCTCCAAATAACACATACCTTGAAGTTAAAAGAAATCAAATTAAATCGAAAAGGAatcaatgtagcctagtggaaagagtacggacctgggagtcagaggacttgggttctaattccagactcaccacttgtctgctctgtttccctgggcaactcacttaacttctctgtgtctacttcctcatctgtaacatgggggttcatcattcattcattcattcaatagtatttattgagtgcttactatgtgcagagcactgtactaagcgcttgggatgaacaagttggcaacagatagagacagtccctgccgtttgacgggcttacagtctaatcgggggagacggacagacaagaacaatggcactaaacagcgtcaaggggaagaacatctcgtaaaaacaatggcaactaaatagaatcaaggcgatgtacaattcattaacaaaataaatagggcaatggaaatatatacagctgagcggacgaatacagtgctgtggggatgggaagggagaggtggaggagcagagggaaaaggggaaaaagagggtttagctgcggagaggtaagggggggtggcagagggagtagagggagaagaggagctcagtctgagaaggcctcttggaggaggtgagttttaaagtagggttttgaagaggggaagagaatcagtttggcggaggtgaggaagggagggcgttccagccagGACGCgggagacgtggcccagggtcgacgcgggataggcgagaccgagggatggtgagggagGTGGGTTGGCGGAGGAGCCGAGCATGCGGGGTGGTGgtaaggtagaaagagagaagggagagaggtaggaagggcaaggtgatgtagagccttgaaagcctagagtgagagtttttgtttggagcggaggttgatgggcaaccactggagttgtttaagaaggggagtgacatgcccagatcgtttctgcaggaagatgagccgggcagcggagtagaagaatagactggagcgggcgagagaggaggaagggaggtcagagagaaggctgacacagtagtctagccggcggatataacgagagcctgtagcagtaaggtagccgtttgggtggagaggaaaggagatcttggcgatatttgtataggtgaaaccggcagtcttggtaatggataggatgtgtggggtgaacgagagagacgagtcaaggatgacacgagATTGCAGGGTCcgagagaccggaaggatggtcgtgccatcgacggtgatagagaagtctggggagaggaccgggtttgggagggaagataagagctcagtcttgctcatgtttgagttttaggtggcaggccgacatccagcgtggagacgtcctggaggcaggaggagatgcgagcctgaagggctCTTTTCTCAATCCTGTTTACACCTTTTACACCTTTTTACACTTTTTCTCAATCCTGTCTTacatggtgagctccatgtggggcaggattgtatctaacctaattttgtatctaactcagaccttagtacggtgcctggaatatagtaagtgcttaacaataccaacttattatcattattacttttccaaAATGGAGAGGATATTCCCTAGAGAGCCTGAGGACGAATTCCTGCTAAATCAGGGTGGGGTTGGAAGCACACCCCTTTCTTTCCCAACTCCCCTAAGAAAGTAGATGTCAACAGATGTCAGCAGCTGTTTCTTCCAAATGCCGGCAGGCAGAAACACACAGCAGGCCGCTGGGGTTGCCTCCAAAAGAAACTGCAAAGTAAACTGTAGGCCTAGCAGCTCAGAGGAAAACAGTTCCTGTCTGTTCCCTCTTGAGATCCCCCGCGTCGATGTCCATTAATATCATATTTATCTTGTTCTCAATTGAGGCACAAGATTTCCGTGATGTGAGCTCTGCCTCCggcaaaatgaaaacaaacagcACATTAAATACTGCTGCCTAACTCTCTGTGAACACAGGCCTCGAGTCACAAGGCACtttcttttcctccacctctACCCCAGATCCCTACATTGGCCCAGGATCATTGCGGGCATTTCTCAACTTTCCTGTTTGAGGCCCTCTTCAAAGCTGAAGCCTTGGTAGAAACGGCCATTACTTAATGGAAatggaaacttaaaaaaaaactgacAGCCACGGTGGGACTCAGTTCCATGTCTTCCTCCAGAGTTGTTTATCTTCTTGGAATCCTGAGACGAAAGCCTAATTTTCAATCAGTAAAGttacatgttattattattattattattattaatattatcagtgCCGTCGAGTGgttttccaattcatagtgactcaaTGGAtatttttctccagaacgtcctgtcctctgccataatccataagcTTTCTAAGCATCAGAACTTGAAAGCCATCATGTCTGGAAACTAAGCTCTTCATCGCCAATTCAGTGAATTTTATTTGATTATTGCATGGTGTAGGGGAGAGAAGAACATTTTTTGAAGGTTTGGGGATCAAacccttagtattgtgctctgcactcagtaagcactcaattaattcctttgattgactgattttgaagGCAGTTCCATCTAAACCAGAAATTAGCAGCTCCCTGACAAAAGATAGGTCTACTATTTAAAACAAATCCAAAATAATCTCCCCTTTTGCCCCCAACAGAAACCAAAACCTTCTGAAACTTGTTTCCTCCAAGAAAACGTAGTAAAAGGAGGATTACTTGGTCTCATGTTTCAGAATATCTCACTATATCAGACTGGATTGAGAGATCCACTGAGGCTGCTACTGGAGTCTGTGGCTCCTAGTAGGTGCCATGGCCTTTCTTGCACTATTCCCTCCTCTCCGTTCTAGCCCTCTTGCCTTCCAACATTAAATCTATCTGTATATTCACCTGGGAGCAAATGCAAGATTCACTAAATATGTTTAGGAGGATGCTGGCTCTGGTCAGGATCAAATTCTGAGGATTGGGTTCTCTGAAAATTCAGAGGATTGGGGAAGCCCTGTCAACCACTCTTTTATTTATATGCAATTCAATACTGAAGGCTAGTGATGATCAGGATATGGTCTACTTCCTATTCTTTTCTCcaaacctataataataataataatgttggtatttgttaagcgcttactatgtgccgagcactgttctaagcgctggggtagacacaggggaatcaggttgtcccacgtgggggggggggtcacagtcttcatccccattttacagatgagggaactgagacaccgagaagtgaagtgacttgcccacagtcacacagctggcaagtggccgagccgcgattcgaacccatgacctctgactccaaagcccgggctctttccactgagccacactataaTTGTTtcacccctttcttcctctcatctCAAAAACACTAATTTAATAAATGAATCTGACAACTAAATAAAAGAGTTGTGCATTTCTCCCTACCCCCTAAAGCTCTTTGCTGTGTTTCTTTTACTCTCACAACACCTTGGTCCAAGTAGAGAATGACCTCATTGCTCACAAAATAACAAAAAATGTTTTAGTTCTCAGTTATCTGGGTCCACAAATGGGGGTGGGTAGGAACAAGAAAAATGACAGCAAAAAACCCCTCATAAGCCTAAAGGAAAACAACGAAGAAATTGAACAAAGAGTTCCTAAATTTATATGGTAAAACATATAGTCTGCCAAATTTATTATGGCTTTATCTTGGAGTCAATTAAAGGAAAATGTACTTCCTCTTTCTCAAACTGAACTACAAGGTGCTgggagactttcattcattcaatcttgaggaggaaggaatagaaatCGAAGAGATGATTCTGCTCCAGATAAGCACTAAAAACCACGTTGATCTCTACTCCTGTGGAGCTGAACTTAAATAAGGTGGGCtcccacatctttttttttcttaagataATTAGGATTTCAAGAGGGAATATATGCATCTAaccagaaagaagagagagcacCAAGGATTTATTTATATCACATACAtacaccaaaaaacaaacaaaattgtCCACTGAGGAAAAACGTGGCAGAAGGTCCTGGAAGGGGGAAATGACAAGAGCATAAGATGAGAGAGGGATCTAGGAATTGCACATGAAAATGTTCTAAGGCTCTCCTCAGTGGTTAAAGGGCAAGACACAGTGGCAGATTCCCCTCTATCCCTTCCACCTTCCAGGCCCACTCCTAGAGGGTGtttgctcatctctagactggataaccacattatgggcagggaacatgtctatttctgttgtattatattgctcccaaatgcttgtaagtgctctgcacatagtaaacgcttaataaaataTGATTGTTCTATTTGAAAGAAAGAACATTGAGAAGGATGAGTTTgaggcctcccttctctctgctgaACATCACTGTGAGCTGCAAGCCATGCTTCCtgtcataatatttattaagattgAATTTATGCCTAAACATTATGAGCATGTGACAATTAGGTGTGAATCTGATCAAAAAAATTTGATCAGTGCAGATATTTTTGGCCTGTGCTTGTCTACATTGATCAAATCGGCTGGCTAATTGTCATATTCCATTTCattttattcagggaagacccaCCTTCAGTGCACCTGGAGAAGTACCCACTTCCTTGCAAAGGGCTTTCAGAGGCTCAGGAATCATGTATCTTTGAGAAGTCAGTTGGAAGGCAAACCCTTCACTAgccaccctattttccttccaTTGTTTCTCATCCATCACTAGACTCTTGAAAACACAGTTTTTTCTGAAATCCCAAACTTGCTAGAAAACCAAAtgaagaggaaacagaagcaaaagGGGAAACATCAAATGTATTCTAGGCTCATTCTGAGGTTTCCTTTAGACTTGGCTTATAAGAGTGAGGATTGATTTTCTGACTGTTATTAACATGAGATCAAGTATCCCTCATCATCCACACTGCCTGCCAAGAACTTGAAAATAAGAATAGGCTAATGTTACCCATGTGGGGCCTATGCACATGTAGTTTTCTCTAGGAACTTGTTCCTTTAGAAGAAAGAAGCACGTTCTTTCCAGGAAAGAGTCACTGAGATGCTGAGGTGGCCAAATTGATTTAACAAAATAATGACTTTTCTCCAAGTACATTGCCTGCTTTAAAAAAGAGGAACAACTACAATCTCTATTCATTCTCTAGTATAGACTTTCTCTAGTGTTTTTTACTGAAGTTTCTGGAGAAATCGTTTGTCTAAAATACAGGATTTTAATCCTCAGTTACTCTTAAAATGCAGGCATCTTTTATGACTCAATAATAAACATCGCTGGTGATTTGTTTGGCTTTTAAACAAATCCTACTAATGTGAACAAAAcggaatacaaaaaaaaaagaatcaattcAAGATGTTTCTGCAGTACAACCAACCAATGCTTCCTTCTGAAATACAACACAATTTTTACAACAAATACCCATGTACAAATTATTGCTGTCAGAGGAAAAACAAGCAGTAGAATTTTGCTTTGTTACTAAATTTGTTTTTCAATCACTTtttccatgggcagggaactatcTGGATTTTCAGCCCCATGAAATATTGCTACTATTTTATAAAACAAGAAAAAATGGTTTTGGATAGTTTTGAGATGGAAAACTGATAATTTAGGCCAAACTAAACCTTCCAGTTAAATTCTATGTTTTCATTTGTTCCTCAGGAAATGTTTATCCTTCCTACTAAGACCAATCATTAGGAGTGGGAAGAACTAAGTCTGAGAAAATTTTCACCAGCATTTTGAGTTTTCGCTTCTACGGGGAGGAAAGGGGCAttgggacagtataacagtaCCAGGATCTCTCCATATAGGCAGACTGCAATCTTCACTAGGGCTCTTTCCCGAGGGGGCCATGCCTAAAGAGGTAAGTATATTACaagccaaattatcttgtatctatgccggtgcttagtacagtgctaattctcctctcccttccatctttCCAATTCCACCTCCTAGAGGGTGTTTTGCTTGTCTATGGACTCATAagctcttttgggcagggaacatgtctgttatttcTGTTATTATCATCTAACATGTAATACTCCACAATGCAATGATctagccataaaaaaaaaaaaaaaaaaaaaaaaaaaaaaaaaaaaaaacaaatagatAACAAGCCAAGAAACCTAGATTTTAATGTTATTGTTCTCATTTTAAGCCATTCATAGTCTTACTCCTCTGGGCAGAGGGCATGCACAGTCCCTTTGCAGGAGAGATTCTCTTTCATGCTCCTGTTTTCATCATTAAACTGTGAACAGAGTTTTGCCTAAAATTTGTTCTAGCTACAATGCCATATTTGAAGGTTTGGGCAGAAAAGAATAAGCTATCTAAACTAATTTAAACAAAATAAGGAAAAGAGGTCCAGGACAAAGAACTGGTACTCTAATCAAATTCCCAAATaagttcctttctttcctctaaaACAGCCACCAGAAACACAATATTTTGTAtagtctgtgatttatttcactGTTTAAAGAAACTCAAAATGGTGATACAAGGTTTAAAGTGGGCACCTAAAGTCAGTCATACACAAGTCAGTTTCCTGTTACATTTTGATAAAATGTGTAACTTCTCCAATAAGCCTCTAGAGTCATTTAAGTGGAATTTCACAATAGCAGTGTTagtaggagggaaggaaggaaatgtaGGTAAAAATAACCGAGATGTAAATCCCTTATTATATGAATGTAAGTCCTCCTAACCCTGATCCTCAACTATGTTCCAGTTTGAACTAGAGGTATCACAATTGTAGAGGAGAGTGTTATTAAAAACCTGAACAGCTATATACTGAACCCACCAGCTTGCAGTTGTAGTTACTTCAAAATTACTTTCAAAATAATCTGATGTGGGCATAAAAACAGAACACTGGGTTTTCAGCACTGCTGTCGACCTCCTTTCAAATTGTACTGCCCAACATGCAAGAGGGCCCTttgttcccccttttagactatgagcccgtcgttgggcagggatttgtctctctattgcccaactgtacattccaaatgcttagttacagtgctctgccacacattaagtgctcagtaaatacgattgaatgaatgaatgaaataggacgCTAGTGTCACAAGGAAGACGGTTCTGTACATCTGGTACGTGTGTTATCATCGGAGATCACTGGAGCCTCATCTGCAGGCTGCAGTCCTTTGTGCTTTTGAAAACATAAAGGCCAGGAGGGTGAATCATGAAGTTTGTTTATGCTTCACGTTCTGAGCTAGGCCATCATGAATACTGAGTGCTGGAAGGAACTGAGAAAATCATCTGGTCCCACCTGCTCCCTCGAGGCAGGAAGACAACTAAGCTATCCACACAATGGAATGACTATTCTTTTTCTTAAGGATCGTACAGGCCAATGAGCACTACTAAATGGGAGATTGGAGTTCAGGCCCCCAAGCAAGCCGAGGGCAAAGAACATTCATAAGGACCGAGGAGTGGCAGGAGAAGTGTTTTTGGGAGGGCAGGTGGGAAGAATAAACAGAACACCTTGTTCTCCCTGTTATAAGCAACCAGAACAATGGAGGGGGAACAAACAGAAGGCTGGCAAGAGAGTTGGAAAGTCCTTGACAATGTGGGTCAAGAGGGTgaaatcatcaattgtatttatatgagtgcttactgagtgccaaagcactggtactaagtgcttgggagagtataatataacaaaatagcagacacaatcctgcccacatgagtttacagtctagaggcagtaaGCCAGTAACCGGAAAGTGGCTTAGCGCCTGTTGTTTCTCCACATCACATAGCTACATCATCCTGGATcctgctgcctcttcctcttAACTGACAGGAATACTTGGGATACCGGTGGCCTAACAGATCGTGCCCCAGTTGATACAAAATAACACAATCCCACTACAAAAGGTTAGTGGAAATTGTTTCAATTCCTCCCTATGCAACAGGGCATTCTGTGCAACAGGGTAAGAAGGCATTCTAAACCAAAAACACATATATCACCAGTGCTGTCTGAACTGAAGGATACACCAGAGTACTTATTATTGTGTTCTGGGGAGACACCTtgtgcactttaataataatagtagtaatataataatgatggtattttttaagcgtttactatgtgccaagaactgtttaaacactggggagagatataataataaggttgcgtatttgtaagcgcttgctatgtgcagagcactgttctaagcgctggggtacatacaaggaaatcaggttgtcccacaatgggctcacagtcttaatcccattttacagataaaggcaactggagcacagagaagttaagtgacttgcccagtcacctaGCTAGTGGCTGTTTATAAGTGACCTACAAAGCACAATCCCACAATCAAACATTGAAATATCTAACCTGGAAATGATGTATGTAGTTTCAGTAACCCAGAGATTTACTGCAAGTGAGCTGCTGATGTGATAACTGATGCCATGAAAAGCTTTGGACGTTCtactttatttcttttttctaatggtatttaagcgcttaaatatgagttcaggcactgtactaagcgctggggtagatacaagctaatcaggatggacacagttctatGTCCAaaattttaatccccactgtacaaatgaggtaactgaggcacagagaagttaagtggcttgcccaaggtcatacagcatacaaatggcagattagaatccaggtgcttcccacccccagacccatgctctacccactaggccatattgcttcttgaCAGGGTTGGAACAGCTGCAGATATAGAAGAACGTCTGTTTCTCCTTTTAAGATTAGAAAAATATATTACCCCTCAATGCTTCATAGTCACTTTCCATTTCTTGTGCTGGGACTCTCCAAGAAGGTCAAAAATAGCAAAGCAAAATTGGGCAAGATGGTGTGTAATACTATCTTTATCTCCTAGAAGGGATGGATGAACGCAGGACTGAGCATGGGACAAGGGATGGGGAGAACAGAGGCTAAACTACTTTGGCCGAGGGCCCACCTTTTGCAAAGAGAACTTTCAGACTCCAGAGCCCCTGCAAAGCCAATGAAGCCAGCAGCTGGACATGGAAAGAAAATACAAAGAAGAGAATTCAGCTGGAAGGCCAAGGATGACTAAGTGTTACTGCATTCATTTCTGAGTATTCATTTACAACAGTATACGACATCAGGTAAGATCAGGCCTGTGACTCTTCACCAATAAATCTTTTAACAGAGACCTGGCTTTTGTGCTTATTTACTAACAACAAGTTCCTTCCTTGGATGAAAATTACTGAAGCTTGCATTCAAATGGCTTGGCACTAGGCACTGACTGGATTTAAGGAGAACTAGAATTGGTTTTCACGTAATATATTTCACATTGATGTCTTTGTTTAACATTTTAAACTTAAAGTAGAATGGttaactaagactgtaagctcatggtcggcctggaactgtctaccaactctgttttattgaactctcccaagctcttggtacagtgttccgcacctaataaggcactcaataaataccattaatgatgaggaTACCACTTGAGAATGGTCTTTTTGCTATATGCTACAGGAAGCCATTTAAGTTCAAAGTGAAAAAATTAATTGTTCTAACAATTATTTCGCCCCCACAAAAACTACTCTGCGAATCTAGCAACTATGAAAATATCAAGTGTAATCTAGGTGGACTGTTTCCTTCCACTCCTTGCTCTTTAATTTCTAGTTAATCATGTAAAACTAAAAATAGCTGTGAAACTTACTTCTGTTCCCATTTCCTTAATGGGAACACTGTTTGACAACCTGGAAGCTATTCATTTCCACTAATTTTCCATTAGATATGTGAACAGGCACACATCATATGAAATACAGAATTAAATCAATCTGCTACCTCTCCTGAGGAATGGATTGCTGACAAGCATGTAATTCTAACCAAGATTTCACAATTGCTAATATCCAATGGGAAACtattcttatttaaaaaaaaaaaaacaaaccaaaaaacaaaacccaaaaaatttTACTCATCAACAGATCTGGCAACAATTCAAGAATTTGCTCTGCCAGGATGTGCAGGCATTTCTTTATCTAATACTTCAAACTGCAGATTGCTGCCAGTTAACACAATGAAACCAAAGCCTTTGAAGAAGCAAAAGCAGTTTGGTACTGAATACTATAATGCTGGCCTGTTCTTAAAGGGCTTGAAAGGGATTCTTACCCTGATTCCTTTCatacatttttaaaagaaaacataCACTTGCACAGCTGGACAGAGAATCTAGGAGAAAAGGAGATGCAATTAAAATCACTTACCGTTGCTGAATTTCTCCAACCTCCACTTTATTGAAATGCAATGTGATTATACACTAAGGTCAGTAGCTACTCCGAAAGAGGGAAATGAGACTACATGAGACAGAACACACTAGATTCACcaaaataaaatttcaaaaaGGCCAGTACAACTATTTCCTAGGGAGGGACATTTTGTTGTTTCACTTCTCCATTATTCAGATTATAACAGGGTCCCATTTTCCATCCAGGAAAGCCCTGGATGGGAATCAGGGTGATCTCAAACGCAATTGTCCATGGCAACTCTCAAGACTGGGATGAAGCATTTATTCAGGAATGGCAAGTGAGCTGGGGAAGAAAGGTCATCATGAACCAGGACAGTAGTCCCGGATAAatgtaggggaagaggaaaggagccttTGTGAAAAGTTTTATTCTGAGCCCTCAGTTGCTCAACTGAAAGGGGTTTAAGTGACCCATCCATAGGGGTGGAGGCTAAATGACCAGAGAGGCGAGGGACTGCTTGAGAAGGATCACGCGTGCCATGTCATTTGTTCAAGACCTacggattataataatgttggtatttgttaagcgcttactatgtgccgagcactgttctaagcgctgggtagacataggggaatcaggttgtcccacgtggggctcacagtcttaatccccattttacagatgagggaactgaggcacagagaagttaagtgacttgcccacagtcacacagccgacaagtggcagagctgggattcgaactcatgagccctgactccaaagcccgtgctctttccaggattCACAGACTGGAACTCTCGATCTTCAGTTGCACAA is a window of Ornithorhynchus anatinus isolate Pmale09 chromosome 9, mOrnAna1.pri.v4, whole genome shotgun sequence DNA encoding:
- the COMMD1 gene encoding COMM domain-containing protein 1 isoform X3 is translated as MAGELEGAKPLSGLLGGLAQAAFYGQPPVTEELLRSQLYPDLPPEDFAPFLAKMRSLLQSIASADMDFNQLEAFLTAQTKKQGGITTDQAAVISKFWKHHKMKIRESLINQSRWDNTLKAMNWRVDLKSQSRHLDQINTPVAIVELELGKNGQSPSTNKRFFTCLDQFN
- the COMMD1 gene encoding COMM domain-containing protein 1 isoform X6 — its product is MVSNFMSIASADMDFNQLEAFLTAQTKKQGGITTDQAAVISKFWKHHKMKIRESLINQSRWDNTLKAMNWRVDLKSQSRHLDQINTPVAIVELELGKNGQESEFLCLEFDEAKVSQILKKLSEVEESIIALTQPA
- the COMMD1 gene encoding COMM domain-containing protein 1 isoform X1; amino-acid sequence: MAGELEGAKPLSGLLGGLAQAAFYGQPPVTEELLRSQLYPDLPPEDFAPFLAKMRSLLQSIASADMDFNQLEAFLTAQTKKQGGITTDQAAVISKFWKHHKMKIRESLINQSRWDNTLKAMNWRVDLKSQSRHLDQINTPVAIVELELGKNGQESEFLCLEFDEAKVSQILKKLSEVEESIIALTQPA
- the COMMD1 gene encoding COMM domain-containing protein 1 isoform X4 is translated as MAGELEGAKPLSGLLGGLAQAAFYGQPPVTEELLRSQLYPDLPPEDFAPFLAKMRSLLQSIASADMDFNQLEAFLTAQTKKQGGITTDQAAVISKFWKHHKMKIRESLINQSRWDNTLKAMNWRVDLKSQSRHLDQINTPVAIVELELGKNGQDQDHVLLCSECIASL
- the COMMD1 gene encoding COMM domain-containing protein 1 isoform X5; its protein translation is MAGELEGAKPLSGLLGGLAQAAFYGQPPVTEELLRSQLYPDLPPEDFAPFLAKMRSLLQSIASADMDFNQLEAFLTAQTKKQGGITTDQAAVISKFWKHHKMKIRESLINQSRWDNTLKAMNWRVDLKSQSRHLDQINTPVAIVELELGKNGQQLNHPALL
- the COMMD1 gene encoding COMM domain-containing protein 1 isoform X2; the protein is MAGELEGAKPLSGLLGGLAQAAFYGQPPVTEELLRSQLYPDLPPEDFAPFLAKMRSLLQSIASADMDFNQLEAFLTAQTKKQGGITTDQAAVISKFWKHHKMKIRESLINQSRWDNTLKAMNWRVDLKSQSRHLDQINTPVAIVELELGKNGQILKFLFQSPSTNKRFFTCLDQFN